From the Camarhynchus parvulus chromosome 13, STF_HiC, whole genome shotgun sequence genome, one window contains:
- the DUSP1 gene encoding dual specificity protein phosphatase 1 isoform X1, translating into MVNLRVCALECEALRALLQERGAQCLVLDCRSFFSFNAAHIRGSCNVRLSTIVRRRAKGALALEHVLPNEELRARLRQGLFHTVVLLDERSADLEMPKRDSTMLLALGTLCREARGARICFLKGEWRRGRRRGREGRARWPRSAPGRAALTPRPSPRSAPAGGYEAFASACSELCTKPAAPAGLSLPLSASPAPGSADSGCSSCGTPLYDQGGPVEILPFLYLGSAYHASRKDMLDALGITALINVSANCPNHFEGHYQYKSIPVEDNHKADISSWFNEAIDFIDSVKSEGGRVFVHCQAGISRSATICLAYLMRTNRVKLDEAFEFVKQRRSIISPNFSFMGQLLQFESQVLAPNCSAEAGSPAMSVLDRGASTTTVFNFPVSIPVHTTSSALNYLQSPITTSPSC; encoded by the exons ATGGTGAACCTGCGGGTGTGCGCGCTGGAGTGCGAGGCGCTGCGGGCGCTGCTGCAGGAGCGCGGCGCGCAGTGCCTCGTCCTCGACTGCcgctccttcttctccttcaaCGCCGCGCACATCCGCGGCTCCTGCAACGTCCGCCTGAGCACCATCGTGCGGCGCCGCGCCAAGGGCGCCCTGGCGCTGGAGCACGTCCTGCCCAACGAGGAGCTCCGCGCCCGCCTGCGCCAGGGGCTCTTCCACACCGTGGTGCTGCTGGACGAGCGCAGCGCCGACCTGGAAATGCCCAAGCGCGACAGCACCATGCTGCTGGCGCTCGGCACCCTCTGCAGGGAGGCCCGCGGCGCCCGCATCTGCTTTCTCAAGGGTGAGTGGCGCCGCGGGCGCCGGAGGGGACGGGAGGGCCGGGCCAGGTGGCCCCGCTCTGCCCCCGGCCGTGCGGCGCTCACCCCGCGCCCCTCTCCCCGCTCTGCCCCCGCAGGAGGTTACGAAGCCTTCGCGTCCGCCTGCTCCGAGCTCTGCACCAagccggccgcccccgccgggcTCAGCCTGCCCCTGAGCGCCAGCCCCGCGCCCGGCAGCGCCGACtcgggctgcagctcctgcggGACCCCGCTCTACGACCAG GGCGGGCCCGTGGAAATCCTGCCGTTCCTGTACTTGGGAAGCGCCTATCACGCATCCCGCAAGGACATGCTGGACGCGTTGGGCATCACGGCGCTGATCAATGTCTCGGCCAACTGCCCCAACCACTTCGAGGGGCACTACCAGTATAAAAGTATCCCCGTGGAGGACAACCACAAGGCGGATATCAGCTCCTGGTTCAACGAGGCCATCGATTTCATCG ACTCGGTGAAGAGCGAGGGAGGAAGGGTCTTTGtgcactgccaggctggcatTTCCCGCTCAGCCACCATCTGCCTTGCTTATCTCATGAGGACCAACAGAGTCAAACTGGACGAAGCCTTCGAGTTTGTCAAGCAGAGGAGAAGCATCatctccccaaatttcagcTTCATGGGGCAGCTGCTTCAGTTCGAGTCGCAGGTCCTGGCCCCCAACTGCTCAGCAGAGGCCGGGAGCCCTGCGATGTCAGTGCTGGACAGAGGGGCCTCCACCACCACCGTCTTCAACTTCCCCGTCTCCATCCCGGTCCACACCACGTCCAGTGCTCTAAACTACCTTCAGAGCCCCATCACTACTTCCCCAAGCTGCTGA
- the DUSP1 gene encoding dual specificity protein phosphatase 1 isoform X2 codes for MVNLRVCALECEALRALLQERGAQCLVLDCRSFFSFNAAHIRGSCNVRLSTIVRRRAKGALALEHVLPNEELRARLRQGLFHTVVLLDERSADLEMPKRDSTMLLALGTLCREARGARICFLKGGYEAFASACSELCTKPAAPAGLSLPLSASPAPGSADSGCSSCGTPLYDQGGPVEILPFLYLGSAYHASRKDMLDALGITALINVSANCPNHFEGHYQYKSIPVEDNHKADISSWFNEAIDFIDSVKSEGGRVFVHCQAGISRSATICLAYLMRTNRVKLDEAFEFVKQRRSIISPNFSFMGQLLQFESQVLAPNCSAEAGSPAMSVLDRGASTTTVFNFPVSIPVHTTSSALNYLQSPITTSPSC; via the exons ATGGTGAACCTGCGGGTGTGCGCGCTGGAGTGCGAGGCGCTGCGGGCGCTGCTGCAGGAGCGCGGCGCGCAGTGCCTCGTCCTCGACTGCcgctccttcttctccttcaaCGCCGCGCACATCCGCGGCTCCTGCAACGTCCGCCTGAGCACCATCGTGCGGCGCCGCGCCAAGGGCGCCCTGGCGCTGGAGCACGTCCTGCCCAACGAGGAGCTCCGCGCCCGCCTGCGCCAGGGGCTCTTCCACACCGTGGTGCTGCTGGACGAGCGCAGCGCCGACCTGGAAATGCCCAAGCGCGACAGCACCATGCTGCTGGCGCTCGGCACCCTCTGCAGGGAGGCCCGCGGCGCCCGCATCTGCTTTCTCAAGG GAGGTTACGAAGCCTTCGCGTCCGCCTGCTCCGAGCTCTGCACCAagccggccgcccccgccgggcTCAGCCTGCCCCTGAGCGCCAGCCCCGCGCCCGGCAGCGCCGACtcgggctgcagctcctgcggGACCCCGCTCTACGACCAG GGCGGGCCCGTGGAAATCCTGCCGTTCCTGTACTTGGGAAGCGCCTATCACGCATCCCGCAAGGACATGCTGGACGCGTTGGGCATCACGGCGCTGATCAATGTCTCGGCCAACTGCCCCAACCACTTCGAGGGGCACTACCAGTATAAAAGTATCCCCGTGGAGGACAACCACAAGGCGGATATCAGCTCCTGGTTCAACGAGGCCATCGATTTCATCG ACTCGGTGAAGAGCGAGGGAGGAAGGGTCTTTGtgcactgccaggctggcatTTCCCGCTCAGCCACCATCTGCCTTGCTTATCTCATGAGGACCAACAGAGTCAAACTGGACGAAGCCTTCGAGTTTGTCAAGCAGAGGAGAAGCATCatctccccaaatttcagcTTCATGGGGCAGCTGCTTCAGTTCGAGTCGCAGGTCCTGGCCCCCAACTGCTCAGCAGAGGCCGGGAGCCCTGCGATGTCAGTGCTGGACAGAGGGGCCTCCACCACCACCGTCTTCAACTTCCCCGTCTCCATCCCGGTCCACACCACGTCCAGTGCTCTAAACTACCTTCAGAGCCCCATCACTACTTCCCCAAGCTGCTGA